Proteins encoded together in one Candidatus Neomarinimicrobiota bacterium window:
- the frr gene encoding ribosome recycling factor — protein sequence MIEDIYKDTQERMQKSVDSTKHHFSAVRTGRASTSLLDHITVDYYGTPTPLVQLAGISIPEPRLIAIQPYDKSAMADIEKAIAMSELGLTPTNDGNMIRIPIPALTEERRIELVKVIHKMSEDGRVAIRNIRKDANHHIDMLKDEGHISEDDLKIAHDNIQDDTDKYIKLVDETVVVKEKEIMED from the coding sequence ATGATTGAGGATATTTACAAGGACACACAAGAAAGAATGCAAAAATCAGTGGATTCGACCAAGCATCATTTCTCCGCTGTGCGAACAGGCAGGGCATCAACGAGTCTTCTCGACCACATCACTGTTGACTATTACGGCACACCGACTCCTCTTGTCCAGTTAGCGGGAATAAGTATCCCTGAGCCGCGGCTCATCGCTATACAGCCTTACGATAAGTCCGCTATGGCGGACATCGAAAAGGCAATCGCAATGTCCGAGCTGGGACTGACTCCTACCAATGACGGGAATATGATTCGCATTCCGATTCCTGCGCTCACAGAAGAGCGGAGAATAGAATTGGTGAAGGTGATACATAAAATGTCGGAAGACGGCAGGGTGGCTATCCGTAACATCCGCAAAGATGCCAATCATCATATTGATATGCTGAAAGACGAGGGACATATTTCCGAGGATGATCTTAAAATAGCCCATGACAACATTCAGGATGACACGGATAAATATATCAAACTTGTTGATGAGACGGTGGTAGTAAAGGAAAAAGAGATAATGGAGGACTAA
- a CDS encoding UMP kinase: MPESIYKRVLLKFSGEVLAGDKEFGIDSNTVREIASEIVEATSTGVQMGIVIGGGNIFRGLNAKDSEIDRATGDQMGMLATIINSLAMQDALEKKGIKTRAMTAIKMDEISEPYIRRRAVRHLERGRVVLFSAGTGSPYFTTDTAAALRSIEIGAEILIKGTKVDGVYDSDPEKNTDAKLIPELKYMDILEKNLRVMDSTAISLCMENNLPIKVYNMKTPGNLIKLLTGENIGSTVSGVKND; this comes from the coding sequence ATGCCTGAATCCATATACAAGCGAGTGCTGCTAAAATTCAGCGGTGAAGTTCTCGCCGGAGATAAAGAATTCGGCATTGATTCGAATACGGTAAGAGAAATCGCATCAGAAATCGTTGAAGCGACATCTACAGGCGTTCAGATGGGGATAGTCATCGGAGGTGGAAACATCTTCAGGGGATTAAACGCAAAAGATTCTGAGATAGATCGGGCGACAGGCGACCAAATGGGTATGCTCGCCACTATCATTAATTCCCTGGCAATGCAGGACGCTCTTGAAAAAAAGGGGATAAAGACCCGCGCAATGACGGCTATTAAAATGGACGAAATCTCCGAACCGTATATCAGGCGCAGAGCTGTGAGGCACCTTGAGAGAGGGCGGGTAGTATTGTTCTCCGCAGGAACGGGCAGCCCTTATTTTACAACTGATACCGCCGCCGCTCTGCGGAGCATTGAAATCGGAGCGGAAATTCTTATCAAGGGAACAAAAGTTGATGGGGTTTATGACAGTGACCCGGAAAAGAACACAGACGCAAAGCTGATTCCCGAACTCAAATATATGGACATACTTGAGAAAAATCTCCGTGTAATGGATAGCACCGCGATCAGTCTCTGCATGGAAAATAATTTACCTATAAAAGTATATAATATGAAGACACCGGGAAATCTCATTAAATTACTTACCGGTGAAAATATTGGCTCAACAGTATCGGGAGTGAAAAATGATTGA
- the tsf gene encoding translation elongation factor Ts: protein MEISAELVKQLRDKTGAGVLDCRNALKEADGDIEKAFDNLRKMGIAKAESKSSREANEGAVLSYIHPGNKLGVIVEINCETDFVARTDEFLKLAKEVSMQIAASNPIAVTRDEIPEELAEREREVHAGSKDLEGKPENMIDKIIDGKMDKWYKQVCLMEQAYIKEPSQSISDIIKASVGTLGENITISRFSRFQLGDNSKA, encoded by the coding sequence ATGGAAATAAGCGCTGAGCTAGTTAAACAGCTGCGTGATAAAACGGGGGCGGGTGTCCTTGACTGCCGCAACGCATTAAAAGAGGCAGACGGAGACATCGAAAAGGCATTCGATAACCTAAGAAAAATGGGGATTGCGAAGGCAGAATCAAAATCAAGCAGGGAAGCGAATGAAGGGGCAGTGCTTTCATACATTCATCCCGGAAATAAACTTGGTGTGATCGTAGAAATAAATTGTGAGACTGATTTTGTCGCAAGAACCGACGAATTTCTCAAATTGGCGAAAGAAGTATCGATGCAGATAGCAGCCTCAAATCCTATTGCAGTAACCCGGGACGAAATACCTGAAGAACTTGCCGAAAGAGAACGGGAAGTTCACGCGGGAAGTAAAGACCTTGAAGGCAAACCCGAGAATATGATAGACAAGATAATTGACGGTAAGATGGACAAGTGGTATAAGCAGGTATGTCTAATGGAGCAGGCTTATATAAAAGAGCCGAGCCAATCAATATCGGATATCATAAAAGCTTCCGTGGGAACGCTGGGCGAAAATATTACTATAAGCAGATTTAGCCGTTTTCAACTCGGAGATAATTCCAAAGCCTGA
- the rpsB gene encoding 30S ribosomal protein S2, with amino-acid sequence MDEISIQQLLDTGAHFGHLTRKWHPKMEPYIFMEKNSIHLIDLSKTKSQIEEAVNIISNAVSEGGTILFVGTKKQTKGLIRKEAERCGMYYITHRWLGGTLTNFSTIRKSIKKLEKFEEEGAKMYEGLTKKEVLTLERERLKLDNVFSGIKAMKRLPDLMVLVDGKHEDTAIKEARKLDIPIIGLIDTDTDPTLIDHVIPANDDSLRTISLIIQRLVDTVVASLELRREKLEIEKTEPEAEKV; translated from the coding sequence TTGGACGAAATTAGTATACAACAGTTATTAGATACGGGCGCTCATTTTGGGCATCTGACAAGGAAATGGCATCCGAAGATGGAGCCATACATTTTTATGGAAAAAAATTCCATTCATTTGATCGACCTGAGCAAAACTAAATCCCAGATTGAAGAGGCTGTAAATATAATTAGCAATGCAGTTTCGGAAGGCGGGACCATCCTTTTCGTGGGTACCAAGAAACAGACTAAAGGTCTTATCCGTAAAGAGGCAGAACGGTGCGGAATGTATTACATCACCCATCGGTGGCTTGGCGGAACATTGACAAATTTCTCTACGATTCGTAAAAGCATTAAGAAATTAGAGAAGTTTGAGGAAGAAGGCGCCAAGATGTATGAAGGACTGACCAAAAAAGAAGTCCTGACACTCGAGCGGGAGCGCCTCAAACTTGATAATGTATTTAGCGGCATTAAAGCGATGAAACGCCTGCCCGATCTGATGGTGTTAGTTGACGGTAAACATGAAGATACTGCTATTAAAGAAGCGAGGAAATTAGATATACCTATAATAGGTCTTATTGATACCGATACAGACCCAACATTGATAGATCACGTGATACCTGCAAACGATGATTCTCTGAGAACTATTTCTCTGATAATTCAACGACTTGTTGACACCGTAGTCGCCTCCCTTGAGCTGCGAAGAGAAAAATTAGAGATTGAGAAAACCGAACCCGAAGCGGAGAAAGTATAA
- the rpsI gene encoding 30S ribosomal protein S9 produces the protein MVKKENFYGTGRRKKAIARVWLVSGKGGFSINKREVDDYFPRKSLQYVINQPFGAIEADSKYDVIATVKGGGLSSQAGAIRLGISRALLKIDEELRPVLKKAGFLTRDSRMVERKKYGLRGARRAFQFSKR, from the coding sequence ATGGTAAAAAAAGAAAATTTTTACGGTACAGGTAGAAGAAAGAAAGCAATAGCAAGAGTTTGGTTAGTGTCGGGAAAAGGTGGATTCAGTATCAATAAGCGTGAAGTTGACGATTATTTTCCCAGAAAATCCCTTCAATACGTAATAAACCAGCCATTTGGCGCAATCGAAGCAGATTCCAAATACGATGTTATCGCCACCGTAAAAGGGGGCGGCTTGAGTTCGCAGGCAGGAGCAATCAGGCTCGGAATTTCAAGGGCATTACTGAAAATAGACGAGGAGCTTCGACCCGTTTTGAAGAAAGCAGGTTTTCTTACACGCGATTCTCGTATGGTTGAACGAAAGAAATATGGTCTTCGTGGGGCGCGAAGAGCATTTCAATTCTCTAAGAGATAA
- the rplM gene encoding 50S ribosomal protein L13, translating to MGTYSPKQDELQRDWLLIDAEDKVLGRLAAKVSHLLMGKHKPKFAYHMDGGDFVVIINAEKIKVTGNKYETKKYYRHTGYPGGIKETILKDMMESNPERVIEKAVKGMLPHTKLGRALFRKLKVYAGSDHPHSAQEPKVLEV from the coding sequence ATGGGAACATACAGTCCGAAACAAGATGAACTGCAACGCGATTGGCTTCTGATAGACGCGGAAGACAAAGTGCTGGGCAGATTAGCGGCAAAAGTTTCGCACTTACTCATGGGAAAACATAAACCGAAATTCGCTTATCATATGGACGGCGGCGATTTCGTAGTAATCATCAACGCAGAGAAAATCAAAGTTACCGGCAATAAATATGAAACTAAAAAATATTACAGGCACACCGGTTACCCGGGTGGTATAAAAGAGACAATTTTAAAAGATATGATGGAATCGAATCCAGAACGTGTGATTGAGAAGGCTGTCAAGGGGATGCTGCCTCACACAAAACTCGGCAGGGCATTATTCAGGAAACTTAAAGTTTATGCCGGTTCGGACCATCCACACAGCGCGCAAGAACCAAAAGTGTTAGAAGTTTAG